One Chromobacterium paludis genomic window carries:
- a CDS encoding DNA-binding protein produces the protein MSSTQIHFPATCMMLTTNALAEQLGMRAQSLRKRFAATGSYFGVRPVKLPNGQLRWPTDAVERLMKGNAA, from the coding sequence ATGAGCAGCACCCAAATTCACTTTCCGGCGACTTGTATGATGCTGACCACGAATGCGTTGGCAGAGCAGCTTGGCATGCGAGCGCAGTCTTTGCGCAAGCGCTTTGCTGCTACGGGCAGCTACTTTGGCGTTCGGCCAGTCAAGCTGCCGAATGGCCAATTGCGCTGGCCTACAGATGCTGTCGAACGTTTGATGAAAGGGAACGCTGCATGA
- a CDS encoding ArsI/CadI family heavy metal resistance metalloenzyme produces MKRFHVHIAVANLEDSIGFYSALFNAQPTVQKTDYAKWMLEDPRLNFAISSRGGAAGIDHLGFQVDSEEELAQFQHQLQAADISMVTQTGTACCYAESNKHWVTDPSGLAWESYQTLASIPTFNGGESEPSQPASACCAPKTATVKITPKNTCSPGSGCC; encoded by the coding sequence ATGAAACGCTTTCACGTACACATCGCGGTAGCTAACTTGGAAGACAGCATCGGCTTCTACTCGGCGCTGTTTAACGCGCAGCCCACGGTGCAGAAGACTGATTACGCCAAGTGGATGCTGGAGGATCCGCGCCTCAACTTCGCGATCTCTAGCCGCGGCGGCGCCGCTGGCATCGACCACCTGGGCTTTCAGGTGGACAGCGAGGAAGAGCTGGCGCAGTTCCAGCACCAATTGCAGGCGGCCGACATCAGCATGGTGACGCAGACGGGCACCGCCTGCTGCTACGCCGAGTCGAACAAGCACTGGGTGACTGACCCTTCCGGCCTTGCCTGGGAGAGCTATCAGACGCTGGCGTCGATCCCGACATTCAATGGCGGCGAGTCTGAGCCTAGCCAACCGGCCAGCGCTTGCTGTGCGCCGAAAACCGCCACGGTCAAGATCACACCCAAGAACACCTGTTCGCCCGGCAGCGGCTGCTGCTGA
- the arsB gene encoding ACR3 family arsenite efflux transporter yields the protein MSSPSEVAHPCAAGATLSLFERYLTAWVALCIVAGIGLGQAFPGLFQVIGGLEIAQVNLPVGLLIWVMIIPMLLKIDFSALHQVKAHIKGIGVTLFINWLVKPFSMAFLAWLFIRVWFAPLLPAAQLDSYIAGLILLAAAPCTAMVFVWSRLTGGDPYFTLSQVALNDLIMVFAFAPLVGLLLGVSSIAVPWATLLTSVGLYIVVPVLMAQAIRKTLLDKGQAVFDAAIHRIQPWSIAALLLTLALLFAFQGKAILQQPMVIALLAVPILIQVFFNSALAYWLNRRVGEKHSVACPSALIGASNFFELAVAAAISLFGFRSGAALATVVGVLIEVPVMLLVVRIVNATKPWYERTV from the coding sequence ATGTCCTCCCCATCTGAAGTCGCCCATCCCTGCGCCGCCGGCGCCACACTGAGCCTGTTCGAGCGCTACCTGACCGCCTGGGTTGCCCTCTGCATTGTGGCTGGCATCGGATTGGGGCAGGCCTTCCCCGGCCTGTTCCAAGTGATCGGCGGTTTGGAAATCGCTCAGGTCAACCTGCCTGTAGGCCTGCTGATCTGGGTGATGATCATTCCCATGTTGCTGAAAATCGATTTCAGCGCCCTGCACCAGGTTAAGGCGCACATCAAGGGTATCGGCGTTACCCTGTTCATCAATTGGCTGGTCAAGCCGTTCTCGATGGCCTTTCTGGCTTGGCTGTTCATTCGGGTATGGTTTGCGCCGCTTCTGCCTGCAGCGCAGTTAGATAGCTACATCGCGGGTCTGATCCTACTGGCTGCCGCGCCGTGCACCGCCATGGTGTTCGTCTGGAGCCGGCTGACCGGTGGGGATCCGTATTTCACGCTGTCCCAGGTCGCGTTGAACGACCTGATCATGGTGTTCGCCTTCGCCCCACTAGTCGGGCTGCTGCTGGGCGTTTCCAGCATCGCCGTGCCGTGGGCCACGCTGTTGACATCGGTGGGACTGTATATCGTGGTGCCGGTGCTGATGGCGCAGGCTATCCGCAAGACGCTGCTGGACAAGGGCCAAGCTGTGTTCGATGCAGCTATACATCGCATCCAACCGTGGTCGATAGCTGCGCTGCTGCTGACCCTGGCGCTGCTGTTCGCTTTCCAGGGTAAGGCCATCCTGCAGCAGCCGATGGTGATTGCTCTGCTGGCCGTGCCCATCCTGATCCAGGTGTTCTTCAACTCGGCGCTGGCCTACTGGCTCAATCGCCGCGTCGGTGAAAAGCACTCGGTCGCCTGTCCATCGGCGCTGATCGGCGCCTCCAACTTCTTCGAGCTAGCCGTTGCGGCCGCGATCAGCCTGTTCGGCTTCCGATCCGGCGCCGCGCTGGCCACAGTGGTGGGCGTGCTGATCGAGGTGCCGGTGATGCTATTGGTGGTACGCATCGTCAATGCGACCAAGCCATGGTACGAACGCACTGTTTGA
- a CDS encoding ArsR/SmtB family transcription factor, which produces METKTAVTLLAALAQDTRLAIYRLLVQQGPEGLAVGQIGERLAVANATLSFHLKELSHAGLILARQEGRFIYYSANYEQMNGLLGFLTENCCRGEACTPASSISPCDGACS; this is translated from the coding sequence ATGGAAACAAAAACCGCTGTCACCCTCTTGGCCGCTCTGGCGCAGGACACGCGCCTGGCGATCTACCGACTGCTGGTCCAGCAAGGCCCCGAAGGCCTGGCAGTTGGCCAGATCGGCGAGCGGCTCGCCGTGGCCAATGCCACGCTGTCCTTCCACCTGAAGGAGCTGTCCCACGCCGGCCTGATCCTGGCCCGTCAGGAGGGACGCTTCATCTACTACTCGGCCAACTACGAGCAGATGAACGGCCTGTTGGGCTTTCTGACCGAGAACTGCTGTCGCGGCGAGGCTTGCACGCCGGCGAGCAGCATCTCGCCCTGCGATGGCGCTTGCTCATAA
- a CDS encoding arsenate reductase ArsC: MNQAMVNVLFLCTGNSCRSILAEAVFNHLAPAGWHAMSAGSQPTGQVHPRSLALLAREGIATDGYHSKSWDHLPATPDIVIMVCASAAGETCPAYLGPVLRSHWGVEDPAHAVGCDQEIDAAFVMAYRILRARIEAFLALSLDALRQDRPLLKVELDRIGTLLS; encoded by the coding sequence ATGAACCAAGCCATGGTCAATGTGCTGTTCCTGTGTACCGGCAATTCCTGTCGTTCCATCCTGGCTGAGGCGGTGTTCAATCACCTGGCGCCGGCGGGCTGGCATGCAATGAGCGCCGGCAGCCAGCCGACCGGACAGGTGCACCCGCGCTCGCTGGCGCTGCTGGCGCGAGAAGGGATCGCCACCGACGGCTACCACAGCAAATCCTGGGATCACCTGCCGGCTACGCCTGATATCGTGATCATGGTATGTGCCAGCGCCGCCGGCGAAACCTGCCCGGCGTATCTGGGCCCGGTGCTACGCAGCCACTGGGGCGTGGAGGATCCTGCCCATGCCGTGGGCTGCGATCAAGAGATAGACGCGGCCTTCGTGATGGCCTATCGCATCTTGCGGGCGCGGATTGAAGCATTCCTGGCCCTGTCGCTGGACGCGCTGCGCCAGGACCGGCCCCTACTCAAAGTAGAGTTGGATCGCATCGGTACGCTGCTCTCCTGA